The genomic DNA ttctcactcgtactgaagaaggagaaagagaaggaggaacagaaagaagaaatggaggaggaggaaaaaaaaagaagaggaggaggaaggtgatagCATCTCCTCTGAAAATAAATCAAGATTAACTTATAAAgaaaaggactaaactaaagagGTGTTATATCTTTTTGTCCTGAGGTTCCTCATCATCCAAGGCCAAGCCAATATGCAAAAAATTCtgtagatggattttttttttaaattgcatATTTCTGCTACTTTGATACCTGTTCCCATATAACCTTTTCAACAGGTATTCAGTGCATCCtaagggaaaagaaatgataataattaattcttattaaagaaaagtacaagaataagaaagaattttaaaaattaaataagaatAGGAAAAGTAAGTCTTCAATTTGGTGATAAATCTCATTTAATTTGCATTGTATACATTTCTGGGAAGTATTACACTGAAAAGCATGAATAGCATATGCGTATCTTCAGTACAAAAGTTCTGTCCTATATATGATCCTTGCCATCTAGCTTCTACTGTGTTTAATTTCTCTGTAATCTATAGATTTAAAATCACTAACTGATCCTAATTCCATTGACCTATTGTTACTTTTTGATCACTTATCAACTATAAAAAACAATTGAGTTCTTTTCTATAATTATATCCAATAGCATACAAGAAACATTACCAAAGATCCttactaaaaaaaacaatatctggCATCTATTTCTCTTATGTCTATTCTAACTGGATACCAGCTGTGAAAAATAACAATGTGTAAAATTCTAATATTTATGCTAAATCATACATATCCTGATAGATATGCTTTTTGGTATATACTGGTCTAAAAAATCCTATACATTAATTTAGTGTCTATGTTCCCATTATACTGAGTACTCCATTTAACATCATCACCTGAGAAATACATTGGCAAGTGACTACAAACACTGACAGTAGTGAGAGATATGGTACAAAATAGTGCATACACCCTTGATTTGTTGACCTGCAAAACAAAATGGCCGATTAGGAATGCAATCCTTTAGTAAAATACTGAAATATGAAGGTAACAACTGTCTTGGTAATATTAGCTTGAATAAACACTTCAAAAAGAGCTGGCCAAAGAAAACAGTCAGGAATCAAACAATTAGTTAGACATCAGAAATGTGACATAATGGTAAAAAGGacttacaaaataaaaattagtagaaaataatatgaattacTTTTGAATCCATTTCTCCTACTCTCTGTAGTTCTTCCTTGTCCTGCTTCTCAGCACCCTGGATGTTGCCTCAATAGGTGACTTAGCCAGGCCTACAAAAGCAAGTTTAGTTATGGAGATATATATTCAACCCTATAATGTGTAATTTCAAGCATGTGGATTTTAACAGAAAACTTACTAGATACAGAGAGTGGTAAGAATGAATCATCTGAAGCATTGCTTGACTGTTCAAAGGTGGTGTCTTCAAAAGCAGAAGATATATCACTGATTTCACTGTTGTTAAGCAACCGAGATGTTCTGCTTCTGGTTCTTGGGCCACTAGACTGAATTTCATTATTACATTCTCTGTCACTTGTTTTGGAAGACATTGGAGTGCTACAGAATCTAAAACTAGTTCTTGTTATTTGTGGAGTCTCTGGATCTGATGGTTCATCATCACTCAGGGTAATTGTTTCCACAGTTGAGGACAAGGCACTCGCCACAACACAATCTTGAAAAGAGAAATGTGTTACACTTCTATGGTTGATGTAAAAAAGGGATTAACACCATTTATTACAATCTGAGAAATTGCTTCATGAATCCTTACACTACTTTTAATGGCAAAGATATTATTTGTTCATTATCTTATAGCTATAGAATAAAGAATCCTTTGATGAAACTTATTTTGTGAACCTTAACAGTAagagtggaatgaaaaaaataaataaaataaaataaaaaaggataaaaaaaacagtacattAATACTGTTTCTATCACACAAGCCAAACTTTCTGCTTGTACTATTCAAAGCAATGGCCACCTCACCATTTCATAAATCAACTACTTTATCTTTCCTAGTATAAAAAtggatttctctttcctttcttacctTCATTACCCTCACAATAATTGCCTTCAGTGCAGACTTCATCATCACTTTCTAGATGAATTGTTTTCTCAGTCGCAGGTGTGTTTTCCCCAAGCTGAATCCTTCCCTGAGCTTCTCCTACTTGCTCTAATTCCTGCTCTGCTAGATTCATTGGCTTCCAGGAGCCATCAGCAAGCAACACTATTGTATCATCTGTGTTATTTTCCTCCAATACATTGAGAAAATACCTGAATGGAAAGaacataaatgtgtaaatatcaaATGTAAGGTGATCTGATCTTATGGATATAACCATTCTTAAAAAGTTATCACCACAAACACTATATAGAATAAATTGTTAGAGTCTGCACAGAGCCATTCTTCAATTTGTGAACTGGCTGTTGGTTTCACTAAAGACCAGAAAAATATCTTATCTCTTACAAATGTCATGCAATTTATTGGACCATTTCAagtttttgaagaaaaaatatttctaatTCTTCCTCCTATCACTAACAAAATACCAGCTATCACATTcattctgagaaaaaaaaaaaaattcttgatatctatcttttcttcctatctctcttgtgccctcttccttctttccctattcTTTAGAACTGCATATATTAATTGCTGACAATATCactttcttaataaaaaaaatatcaatatctaagattaatgggggaaaaaaaaagaatcaaaggtagaaaacaaaatattttctttacCCCTCAATATGCAGGTTCTTGTATTGGGCAGGTTCACGACAAACTGGACAACACCATTTAGGTTTTTGTTCATTCATCTGAATATACGTTGCAGCATCAAAACACTGGAGATGTTTGCAGGTCCAGGCACGGCAAGGGAGTTTTAAGCGGGTTCTACCAAGGGGACACAGCAAAGAGCACTGTAGAGTGGTTGGGGCAATTTCTTCAAGAGAAGTATCTTGACTCAACTTTTCTTTAACTGTCAAAGAGAGGAAAACTCTATATAAAATATCTGGGATATGCACTGATTACAAGCACTGAAATGTCTATTTCTAAAGGTTTAGTGATATGCATCcatgctactacttctacaaattttaaaaaaatattgtgattCACAAAAAATCATTTGGCAAGGGAGTAAGGATCTGTTAAAATAATTTACTTGAATGAAAAGGTTCAGGTTTTCTAGCTGCAATTTAGATTACATTGGCAAGCTCACAGAAGCCcatgaacacatacgcacacaagcacaaacacacacacacacacacacacacacacacacacacacacacacacacacacacacacacacacacacactaacacacacacaaacacacacacacacacacacacacacacacacaccacacacacacacacacacacacacacacacacacacacacacacacacacacacacacacacacactacacacacacacacacatacacacacacagagagaagagaaagagagaggaaggagagagagaggaaggagagagagagtaaggagagagagagagagagaaagagagagaggagaacaagagagagaggagagaaagagacaggggagaaaaagagagagaggagagaaatagagagaggagagaaagagagagaggagagaaagagagaaaggagagaaagggagagaaaggagagaaagggagagaaaggagagaaaaggagagaaagagagagaggagagaaagagagagaggagagaaagagagagaggagagaaacagagagaggagagaaacagagagagaagagaaacagagagaggagagaaacagagagaggagaaaaagagagagaggagagaaagagagagaggagagaaagagagagaggagagaaagagagagaggagagaaagagaagaaaaagagaaagaagagaaaaagagagtgagcagaaaaagagagagaggagaaaaagagagagaggagagaaagagaggagaaaaagagagagaggagagaaagagagagaaagagaaagaaagagagagactggtccacttccacctctgggcagccactgctttgattgaatctTGTCCTCAGGATCGTAGTGGTAgcgccatgtttcatcccctatCACAATTCTGCAGAAAAGcatcagagtcctcatcccacttgctcAAAGTTTTCATTGAAAGagctacccttgtttgctgttgatctgggtgcaacagcctaTGGACCCCAAActttccaccagaattgtgtgtgcagaacccacagagatgttgagtgtgtctgctactggttTAGTGGTTatccgtctatccttttcaatcaagtTGTAAACAGCATTaacgttttcctcacaaactgacgttcaTGGCCTACCAATGCAGGGCCCATCTTcactttcgtttcttccacttctgaaccgacttatccatctgtaggttgttgatttctttggggcattgttacCATAAACTTGCTCCAGAGTGTCAATGAATTGCCTATTCTCCTAACTGAGTTTCACCAtgtatttaatgtttgtcctggcctccatgttgcttgaatggtggcTGACTTCCAACTGGGAGCAATTCATTAGAACcagcatttaagggttcatgcttgaacatgttggtacaagaatgttcaggtgcatctaaattaaaatccttccatatgatttttagttatggactttttccaagAACTTTTTTAAGCCccctcgtatgtatgtatttatgtatttatgtatttatgtatttatgtatgtatgtatgtatgtatgtatgtatgtatgtatgtatgtatgtatgtatgtatgtatgtatgtatatatatatatataatatatatatatatatttatatatttatatatttatatatgtacatatatacatatatacatatatacatatatacatatatagaaatagattaatagatgaatagataaataaataaataaataaataaataaataaataaataaataaataaataaataaatatatatatatatgtatgtgtatatatatatatatatatatatatatttatatatatgtatatatttatatatatacatatatacatatatacatatatagaaatagattaatagatgaatagataaataaataaataaataaataaataaataaataaataaataaatatatatatatatgtatgtgtatatatatatatatatatatatatatatatatttatatatatgtatatatttatatatatacatatacacacacacacacacacacacacacacacacacacacacatacacacacacacacacacacacacacatatatgggtgggtgaaaggaaaacagccacagtaagaaattaaaatgaatcataacgtttcaaactcttcacaagttccttttcagacgaaaaATAAGCCAATTTCAGTTTATTATTCGTATGAAGAGGAACTTATGAAGAGTTCAAAACACCAaaattcattttcatctcttactgtggcggttttcctttcatctttgtgtacacattactgtgtttgtgtttgtgtcaatatgggaaggtgcttcatgctcagggtgatgtgaagtgatgatgtggtagcctagatagtgttaagtaccGTTGGCTAgcttagtgcatgtgtgtgtgtttgtgtgtatatgtgtatatatgtgtgtgtatatatatgtatatgtatatatatatatatatatatatatatatatatatatatatatatatatacacacatatacatatacatatacacatacacatactctcacacacacacacacacacacacacacacacacacacacacacacacacacacacacacacacacacacacacacacacacaatacatacatatatatatatatatatataatatatatatataaatatatatataaatatatgtatacacacatacatatacatatacatatacatatacacatacacatactctctctctcacacacacacacacacacacacacacacacacacacacacacacacacacacacacacacacacacacacacacacacaaacacacacacacacacacacacacaatacttatatacatatatatatataaatatatatatataaatatatatatatatataaatatatatatatatatatatatatatatatgggtgggtgcttcatgctcagggtgaggTGAAGTGACaatgtggtagcctagatagtgttaagtactTTGTATGCCTtcttgcttgcagctgccactggTGGCTAGACTAGTGCAAAAAAGGGAGCAGCATTgaataagcctcccctgccagtttaTAGCCTCTctgtcatcaagacttctgcagtgcctcctcgtggccacccatggaaactgggtaccAAGTGGTCTAGGCTTATCtctgggggatctcggagcagcaggaggccctagaggtgcgaagtcatggcccaccagtgtgtggacacaccctggctcCATATCAACCCCTGCCCTCAGCCCCCTGGAGTCAATGGGTGGCTCAGGGGAGGAGGGCCTTGCCAGACCTCCTCCCCCCAAATAAAAACTCACTGGcaactacttataataatgataactgaccctcttacccagcaagagaggcgggctgtgggtcctgttgggagggcGACTGCTGGGGCACAGGACAGGAACAGGAGTTACTCATCCTGCCAGTGGAGCAAAGCTCACAGGAACTCCACAGGTAGATGTcaggccccacagcctgccatccCCCTTTATATGGGGGAGTGTTGGCAGGGGTGGCAGAAGTAACAGCACATGGCTTAACCTCTGGAAAGCTGTCCGGAAAGGAGGtcggaacatccggtccttgcatCAGGATGAGCGGTTAGACTTGAAGGTGGCTGTCCTCACAAacgtgagaagacctggcaacaGTTCAATCAGTATGGTTGGATACATCTATTACTGGTCAGGCCAGGGGAATGCTCATCATCTCCAAGGGGTAGCCACAGCCATCTCCAGCGGATTTCAGAttggtagtagaggtaacaccagttgatgagcatattatggctcTGAGACTGAAGTATGCTTTCTGCTTCATGTTTCTTATTGCTGTGCAAGCCCCTATCGATGTTGGCAACTCGATGTAAAAGAGGCCACATCTGTAGTTGACAGTTGTCCCCAGCATGACATTCACaatgttctgggtgacttcaatgcggtatccagctgtgatcaagctagttacaagatgtctgtcagtccccaTGGTTCGGAAGCTGATCCTAGCAGTGAAAACAGcatccttctccaggactttccTAAGTcctagagattgaggatttctggctcctggtatcagcactccaacttgtattgctggacatggtatagtgatacgggAAATGTGGCAAAGGAGATTGACCACGTTCTTGTCagtactcgctggaggatcctttagAATTCCAGGGTTCACCGGAAtgccaagttctgtggcactgaccataagcTGGTTGTGGCaaccctatgggtccacttcaaaactcctcatctctccagtggccactatgggtccacttcaaaactcctcatctctccagtggccactatgggtccacttcaaaactcctcatctctccagtggccactatgggtccacttcaaaactcctcatctctccagtggccactctagggtgtttcacttggacagactgaggggagAGTGTGCCTGGAGATTTGCCAAGGCAGTCTCTGTGTCTCTgattgaaaacctgatggacccagttgttctgtgggagtcctttaagTGCAAAACACTTgaagcagtgcaggagtccattggtgaaTACTGAAAGGCAAGggagaatttcatctcacttaaGACATCAGAGGCCACAGAAGCGTGTCGCATAGCTTGACTAAATGGCAatcagggctcggacactgctgagaagggacacaAGTGGTATAACAATACCTGTGCAAGACccatccatcagcgaggaactttctaccctaactgaggttaggatggcaatttctaagctgaagggtgggaaagctgtgggcatatgtgatatccttgctgaactgctaaaggctggaggtgaacctatggcacagggcttacataagtcttgactgccatctggcagtgtggttccattccccctgacctgttgagggtcgTAGTccctctggaaagggaaaggggatcgttgggactgaaGCAACTATTATGGCATCACACTGCACGATTTTCACCCagattcttctgaaacggatctgccACCACCTACAAAGTCATCAGAGACCAAAGCagtttggattcactcctggcaagtccacaatagatcgTATCCTAgtactttgagtcattgtagaatGCTGTCGTGAGTTTCAGTCGTGGGTTGCTaacagcctacattgacctcataaaggcatttgactcagtgcatcgagaatcactatgggagatcttGAGACTTCAGGGAATtctgacatggattattggcctaatagcaactGGTACTGGAAGTGCTGCATAGtgtagtgggggcctgtcgaacttcttccctgtaaaTTAAggggtgaggcaaagctgtgtccttgtaccaacacttttcaatacctgCATGGATGAGATAATGGGcggagctactatccaaagtcagtgtggagcaacactgggcaatatcaaggtcacagaccttgactttgccaatgatgaaatcactggtggcagctcttgatgaatttagcaatgaggctaagcccttgtatgtgtgtatgcatgtatgtatgtatgtatgtatgtatgtatgtatgtatgtatgtatgtatgtatgtatgtatgtatgtatgtatgtatgtatgtatgtatgtatgtgtgtgtgggggtggaggtgtgtgtgtgtatatattacatatataaaaaaatatatatatacatatatatacatacatatacatacatacacacacacacacacacacacacacacacacacacacacacacacacatatatatatatatatatatatatatatatataacatatatgtgtgtgtgtgtgtgtgtgtgtgtgtgtatatgtgtgtgtgtatatgtgtgtgtgtatgtgtatgtgtatgtatatgtatatgtatatgtatatgtatatgtatatgtatatgtatatgtatatgtatatgtatatgtatatgtatatgtatatgtatatgtatatgtatatgtatatgtgtatatgtgtatatgtgtgtatgtgtatatgtgtatgtgtatatgtgtatatgtgtatatgtgtatatgtgtatatgtatatgtgtatatgtgtgtatatatatatttatatatatacacagcacaatacatatatacatatatatacatacatacatatatatatttatatatatatatgtatatatatgtatatatatgtatatgtgtgtgtatatgtgtatgtgtatgtgtatgtgtatgtgtatgtgtatgtgtatgtgtatatgtgtatatgtgtatatgtgtatgtgtatatgtgtatgtgtgtatgtgtatatgtgtatatgtgtatgtgtatatgtgtatgtgtatgtgtatatatatatgtgtatatgtgtatatatatatttatatatatacacagcacaatacatatatatatatatacatacatacatatatatatttatatatatatatatatgtttatatatgtatatatatgtatatatatgtatatatatgtatatatatgtatatatgtatatatatatgtatatatatgtatatatgtattgtactgTACATAGCagtaacacatacataaaaaagttaCAGATTCTTAACATACCTGATACATGTCATCACTGCGAAGGTTTTCCAGTTGGTCTGATCTTAAGTTGAATTTGAAAGTCAACTGCATTTGCTCTGTTTTGGAATAGTTCAACATACTAAAATTAATATCCAGTCAatcttattattttactgttttctGGAACCATTAAAATACAAACTTATTAAAACAAATTATGAAACGCATATTACACATTTATTCAAAACAAATCTTGAAGCTAATTCAACAAGTAAAATAGAATAATTGATATccaagaagagaaaagtaaataaagcaTACATTGATGACAGCCAAAGATAACAAAGTGTATTGTACTTTTGTTGCCAAGCAAATTAAAGGGTTTAAAAAAAGATGAGGCAATTAAAAGTTGAAACTGAAAAATAagttataaaatatacataagatattcatagaatttaaagaaaatttgatctatatattacatttaaacACGGCCTTTACTCAAATATGTAAATTAGTTTGCTTCTTAAGCTTAGTTTCTTAATCTAGTTATCTAGTTTCTGCaatagcctaaaaaaaaaaaaaaaaatcaacctacctgaatttttttttataataatgttcTGCAATATTGTATCATGAACATCATAAAATGGATCATGCTTTATAGTAACACTTCTAACTAAGTTCATGGTTTCCACACGCTGCCATTCTTGCATCCATCTTGAGTTTGTTCCTTGTGTAGGATCTCCTACAGATGTTGGGTTTCTAGGGTTTCCTACAAATGTTGGGTTTCTAGGGTTTCCTACAAATGTTGGGTTTCTAGGGTTTTGAGTAAATCTTGGTTGCCTATTCTCATGTAAGTATGGATTACTCAAAAGAGGTCTGTTTTGTGGCCTGTTTCTATGGTTATTATAGTGTGGTGCTGGGAAACGCCTCTGGTGGAACTGCCCTCTTGGCTCATAATATTGCCTGGGCCGGTTTCTATG from Penaeus chinensis breed Huanghai No. 1 chromosome 30, ASM1920278v2, whole genome shotgun sequence includes the following:
- the LOC125041242 gene encoding uncharacterized protein LOC125041242; this encodes MRSMWWQIRFRRIWVKIVQCDAIIVASVPTIPFPFPEGLRPSTVFTNGLLHCFKCFALKGLPQNNWVHQVFNQRHRDCLGKSPGTLSPQSVQGCHNQLMVSATELGIPVNPGILKDPPARARNPQSLGLRKVLEKDAVFTARISFRTMGTDRHLMWPLLHRVANIDRGLHSNKKHEAESILQSQSHNMLINWCYLYYQSEIRWRWLWLPLGDDEHSPGLTRPDVPTSFPDSFPEVKPCAVTSATPANTPPYKGGWQAVGPDIYLWSSSRKPEPFHSNILYRVFLSLTVKEKLSQDTSLEEIAPTTLQCSLLCPLGRTRLKLPCRAWTCKHLQCFDAATYIQMNEQKPKWCCPVCREPAQYKNLHIEGYFLNVLEENNTDDTIVLLADGSWKPMNLAEQELEQVGEAQGRIQLGENTPATEKTIHLESDDEVCTEGNYCEGNEDCVVASALSSTVETITLSDDEPSDPETPQITRTSFRFCSTPMSSKTSDRECNNEIQSSGPRTRSRTSRLLNNSEISDISSAFEDTTFEQSSNASDDSFLPLSVSSLAKSPIEATSRVLRSRTRKNYRE
- the LOC125041245 gene encoding uncharacterized protein LOC125041245 encodes the protein MAWSWAPSNFNYPGQSNAIHYGGRGTAQQLPNAPLCDLLGLPVPVHTSNHNNNVQHRNRPRQYYEPRGQFHQRRFPAPHYNNHRNRPQNRPLLSNPYLHENRQPRFTQNPRNPTFVGNPRNPTFVGNPRNPTSVGDPTQGTNSRWMQEWQRVETMNLVRSVTIKHDPFYDVHDTILQNIIIKKNSEQMQLTFKFNLRSDQLENLRSDDMYQGRSSTGPHYTMQHFQYQLLLGQ